TACAAAAAGCAGACCACTCTAATATGGTGTGCGTAAAACTACCGGAAAGAGCATGGTGCAGCGCATCAATAAACTCCACCCTGGTATCGGTTTCTAAAGCGTTTATGTCAAGTGGCGCACCGATCGTACTGAAACTAACTCCTGCAAGCTCTAACAAGAAAGGAATGGTACAAATAACTAAAACTGACCAGAGCAGCTTATATGGAAATTTGGGATTACTAGTCAATTGTTCGTTTCCCCTGTCAATATCTAGATACATCACACATATGTCATTAAGTATATTGGAAATAGCAAATCTAGGACATTACACATTGGTGGGATGATTTAACGATTTGGTGAGCCTACATTTAGCGATCGAGCCAACTGAGATCTTAGATTAGATATATGCTGAATATTTGCAATAGCTGCATTTCCTACCCGGATTGGGCAACGCCAGTCTAGACAAGCCGGTTTTGTTGAATTAAGAACGGCTCAATGTAAGGTTCAGAGCCATCATTTACCAGTCAGTTGCATCAAATTATGCGGTAGCTTGAGCTAGCAAGTAATACCTGAACATGATGCATTGACAAAGCCCAGTGTGAGGAGTGGCCAGTCCAAAGCAACTTACTATATCGCTATTATTCCGTAGTTATTGTATATATGCCAACTAAACGCTCATATCCAAGCTCAGCATAAACGCTGTATATCAAATAATTATATATTTCAAGAATTTTTTAGGTGGTTTCCAATCTGGGAACTTAAACCTTATTTTTAGTTTTAATTGGGCTGATGAGCAACTTTTTGGACGTATTGCCGTCAAGATTAAAACTGCTGCAAATTTGACCGACCATTAAGTAACCTAATTCTCGTGTTGCCTAATTCAAGTATGGTAATAGCAGGAATATAAAATAGAATGTACAGCCGATCGCATTTTGCACTACGACAGCTTGTTGAATCATCCCATTTGTCGTCATCTTTATGGGCTAGTTATTTCAAGCTAAACACTAGCAGGCTCAGATCCAAACGGCAAAACCTGATCAGGCTTTTACAAATGGCCTAATTGCGATGAGCTTTTACGATCGATTATTGCGGAGTAAATAACTATAAGCGATATGTCTAAATCTAATCCCGATCGCCGCAGTGAAAAGCAGGTTTGGCGATATCTGGTTGTTGCCCTGCTTTGTATTTTGGGGTTAAGCATGGGCGCAATGGCAGTAGTAGCCAAATCTACGCGGCTGGATCTGTGGACCTATTTAAACAGTCGCACCCACAAAACCATCACAGTGCAAGAGTTGCAGCAAGGCTTGGTTGAACCGCTGGTTTTAATTGATGTGCGATCGCCCCAGGAATATGCTGAAGATCACATTTTGGGCAGCGTTCTAGTGCCGATCGATGAGATTGAGTCTGGCGACGGGGTGCAGCAAATCCAGGCAATTGTGGAGCAAAGTTTAGGCGCTGGCCAACCCCAACCAACTGTGGTGCTTTATTGCCGCACGGGGCCGCGATCGCATCGAGCCTATGCCAAACTTTCCAAAGCAGCAGACTTCAATTTTGTAGTGCTAGAGGGTGGGATCACCGCATGGCGCGAGACTGTTCAGGCCGGGCTCTAGATCGAGATCGGGCTTTAGATTTCTATTTCGGGTATTTGCTCCAGACTGGTTGCCAATTGTTCCGGATGCTTAATTAGTTCAGTGGGTAGATCAGAAATTTGGGGCGATCGAGATGTCAGCAGCTCCACTAATTCATTGTTTTTATTACTTGCATCAGCTTCTATCAGCGCGTCACGATCGCAGCGATAGGCAAAATCACAATGTTTACACACCTCAACAGCAGAACTAGTAAGCTCTATTTTGGGAAAATCGTTTGTTTGTTTGGCTTGGTCGATCGCCGCCAATATCTCTTTTAAATCTGCCCTAGTCCTTTCATGTTGCTCGGCATCATAGCCTAATGTAGTTGCTTTGGCCTTATTGGCAAACCAATAGGTGATTTTAAGTTGATCGGGCTGGTAGGCGGTGGTTTCCGCCAGCAAAAATAAATAGAGCCGAGTTTGCCAGCTTGCTCGTAATTGTGAGGTGGGAATTGGCTTTTGATGGGTCTTCCAATCTACAATCAGGGCTGAACTATCGGCAAAGAACACCAGATCATATACCGCCGTGAGGGTATAGACTTGGGCAGCCTTATCCCTCTCTGGTCTTTGTGCCAATATATTATCTAACTCACTGCCAGGCATACTCTCAGACATACTTCCAGACATACTTCCAGGCATACTCAATGTACGGCGATGTTCACTGTGGCGATCGCCACCGATCGATTGCTGTAATTGGGCAAGCCACTCCTGGGAGCAATCCAGCCATTTTTGCAACTTGCGATCCTGATAATTAACCACCAAAGGTTCAACATCAAGTCCCAGGGCATGTTGTTGCATCAGCAGATGAAACTTTTGCCCCAACTGCATTTTTTCTTCTTGAATGCTAGAAATAGGGGTAGTTAGGCTATCAATATAAGTATGCTGAAACTTACGCCGACAGGTTTGCCATTTGCTCAGATGACTCTGGGCGATCGCAATGGGGGCTGATTGATGACGAACGGGGTCAGCATCAACCTTAGTAGTGAAGGGGTCAGGAGCGATCGCAAGATCTTCTTGCATGTTTTAAACTAATACAGCACTAATACAATTAATACAAGTTAACAAGCCAGATATTATTGTCACATCTTGAGCAACCTAAGTTCGACAGAGCTTTGCATTCCCTAACTTTATTGTTAGTGGGGATCATCAGGGAGCTCTATTGCTTTATTAGCGATCGTTTTTCATGGAACTGGTATTGGGCATGTTCCCCAGATTCAACTGGTGCATTTACCATGTTTTGTTCACAAATTAACTATAAATTGGCTTTTATTGTCTATCTCTGTTTCATCTTATTTCAACTAGTTTAGTATCGTATGGAATTTTTAAGCTCCGAGTTCTTGATCCCTCATGGACATTGCTATCTGTGGAATCCTGGCCTATTGTCATTGCACGCGATCGCTGATTTGATTATTGTTCTTTCTTATTATGCGATTCCGATCACCTTGATTTATTTTGTGCGCAAACGTAAGGATATTCCGTTTGGTTTCACGTTTATCCTGTTTAGCTTATTTATTCTGGCCTGTGGGACTACCCATGCTTTCTCTATTTGGACATTGTGGCATCCTGATTACTGGGCTTCCGGCCTGATTAAGGCAATCACTGCGATCGTGTCGCTCTATACGGCAATG
The sequence above is a segment of the Pseudanabaena sp. PCC 7367 genome. Coding sequences within it:
- a CDS encoding rhodanese-like domain-containing protein, with product MSKSNPDRRSEKQVWRYLVVALLCILGLSMGAMAVVAKSTRLDLWTYLNSRTHKTITVQELQQGLVEPLVLIDVRSPQEYAEDHILGSVLVPIDEIESGDGVQQIQAIVEQSLGAGQPQPTVVLYCRTGPRSHRAYAKLSKAADFNFVVLEGGITAWRETVQAGL
- a CDS encoding PD-(D/E)XK nuclease family protein; translation: MQEDLAIAPDPFTTKVDADPVRHQSAPIAIAQSHLSKWQTCRRKFQHTYIDSLTTPISSIQEEKMQLGQKFHLLMQQHALGLDVEPLVVNYQDRKLQKWLDCSQEWLAQLQQSIGGDRHSEHRRTLSMPGSMSGSMSESMPGSELDNILAQRPERDKAAQVYTLTAVYDLVFFADSSALIVDWKTHQKPIPTSQLRASWQTRLYLFLLAETTAYQPDQLKITYWFANKAKATTLGYDAEQHERTRADLKEILAAIDQAKQTNDFPKIELTSSAVEVCKHCDFAYRCDRDALIEADASNKNNELVELLTSRSPQISDLPTELIKHPEQLATSLEQIPEIEI